GCGTACACGCGCACGACTTCGCATCGGTGCTTTACCTCGTGCGCGCGGGTGTCGGCCTGGCCCTGGTCCCCGTCAGCGTGGCCGAAGCCGGGCTGCGCGAGGGCAACCTGGCCGGCATCGCCCTGAGCGACGCCTGGGTGTTGCGCGACCTGCATCTGGTCACCCGGCAGGACGCGCCGCCCAACGGCCTGGTGCGCCAGTTCGCCGACGTGCTGCTGCACGATCCGCAGGTGGCGGCGACACGCACGCGCGAATCCGGCGCGGCGTGGTCGCTGAGCGCCTCTTGAACCGCGACTACGGACAACCCGTCCCGCTGCGCGGGCTTGCCAACGGCGTGTCCACGCGCGTATTGCCGGCCATCTGGCGGATCTTCTCGGCCAGCTCCGGCGTGGGGTGTTCGTAGCCGTAGCAGTACGGCGGTGTCGGCACCGATTCCGGACGGTAATCCTCCAGCACCGGTTTCGCATCGCCAAGGTACAGATTGTCTTTCAGGCGCAGGGACGCCTTGAAATCATGCTTGTATCCGTACTGGCCCTTCGATTTTTCGTAGTTGCGGCGATCCGATTCGCCATTGGGTAGCGCGCTGCGCTTGGGCGAATCCTTGATAAAGCTGCAGTAGTTCACGTTGATACGCTCCACCGTCGGGAAAAAGGGTGGCTCCGTGCACTTGCGCTGCGACAGGTTGCTGAACATATTGCCCTCCACCAGGGCGCGGGCCGCCAGGCTGAAACTCATCCCATAGAAATCCCAGTTCTCCAGCAGATTGTTGAACAAATGGAATGTGCCGAACTGGGCCCTCGGATTGCGCTGCACCGTATTCACGAAATAATTGTGGTGCAGCGTCACCCGCGCGATCGAATCGCGATCGTAGTTCTGGAAGAGATTCTTCGAGGTGATGTTGTTCAGCAGCATGACCTTGTCGGAGTCATGAAACTTCGTCCACGAAACCGTGACATCCGTCGAGCCATTCTTCACGTTGAGCAGCCGGTCCGCGAATCGGGACAGGTCCAGATGATCGACCCACACGTCCCGGCTGCCATTGGCCACGTTCACGGCCTGCGTCAGCCGGTTCAGGCGTCCATCGATGGTCAGGTGCGTAAGGATGACGTTATGGCTGCCGTAGACCCCCAGCCCATCGTCGATCAAGGTGACCTGCTTTCCACGCCCATCGATGGTCACGTCCGACGGAACGCGTAGCTGCTTGTCCAGGACGATCGTCATGTCCGAGGCGAAACGGATCCACGTGGGGCCTTTGGCATGCGTCAGCGCCGCGCGCAATGTTCCCGGCCCGGCGTCCATATTGGACGTGACCTCGACGAATCGCCCTCCCAACCCGCCCGTGGCCTTCGCCCCGTAGCCTTCGCGCTGTTGCAGCAGCGACGCGACCATCGGGCAATGCTCGTCGGGGACGCTGCACGATACGCTGGCGGCGGCCGTGCCGCCCCACAACGCCGCCAGGGCAAGCAGCCCATGCATCAATTTTGTCCTGGTCATGCTGCCACCCGCGAAGTCAGAAAGCCGATGTACCACGGCAGCGCCTCGTTCATTCCACGCCGCAGATCCACCAGCGGCTCGTAGCCGATGCCGGCCTGCGCCTTCGACACATCAGCCTGCGAATGCCGCACATCGCCTTCGCGAAACGGCCGGTATTCCGCCGATCGCGCATACTCGAAGCCACGCGCCGCCAGGCCGTCCCGGATGATGCCGAAAAGGTCGTTCAGCGTGGTGCGGCCACCCACCGCGACGTTATAGACCTCGCTGGCGCGGGTCTCCTGGCGCAACGCGGCGCGCAGGTTCGCCTGCACGACGTTCCCGACGAAGCAGAAATCCCGGCTGGTTTCGCCGTCGCCATTGATCTGGACGGCCTCTGCCTCGATCATCGACGAAATCCACTTCGGGATCACGGCCGCATAGGCGCCATTGGGATCCTGCCGCGGGCCGAAGACATTGAAGTAACGCAGTCCGGTGGACGCGAAGCCATACGTCCGGGAAAACACATCCGCATAAAGCTCGTCGACCAGCTTGGTGACCGCATAGGGCGACAGCGGCTTGCCGATCCGGTCTTCCCGCTTGGGCAGATTGGGCTCGTCGCCATAGGTGGAACTGGATGCGGCATAGACGAAGCCCCGGACGGCGGCACGGCGCGCGGCATCGAGCATATTCAGGAAGCCCGAGACATTCACATCGTGCGAAGTCACCGGGTCCTTCACCGAACGCGGTACCGAGCCTAACGCGGCCTGATGCAGCACGTAATCGACCTGGCCGACGGCCTGCTCGCATGCGGCCATGTCGCGGATATCGGCCTCGTGCAGGGTGAAAGACGCCCACAGGCGTTCCCCGACGTTCCCGCGGACCTCGTCCAGATTGCGCCGGTGTCCGGTCGAAAAATTATCCAGGCCGTGCACCTCCTGTCCCAGCAAAAGCAGGGTCTCCACGAGATTGGAACCGATAAAGCCCGCGGCCCCGGTCACCAGCCAGCGCCGGCGCCGGGAGAGCATCTCTTCGCGAAGGTCGCGTTGCGTCTCGTCGAGCAGCCACGCGGGGATGGCCGCATCGCTTTCAAAGCCTGTTGAGTTCATCGAATCCTTACTCCCTATTGCTGCGCGGAACGATCCGCGGATTTCACGTGGCGCCAGATCCCGCCGCTCATGCGCAGGTTTTCCGGTGGACCGGCCAAATGTTCCCTGAGCCGCTCGAAATAGGCCCGCTGCCATCGTTGCGCGTACGCCTCGGCATCCTCCCCGGGCTCGGCCGCCGGAAGCATCTCCAGCGTGAAGGCAACACGGCCGTTCTCCCAGCGGGGCGCGTAGAACACCGAAGGCACCTTGAGGCGGTGCGCCAGATGCGAAGCGAAACTCGAATACGTCACTTCCTGTCCCTCGAAGGTGGTTCGCGGCGCGGCCGGGTTCGCCGCGCCGTCCACCGCCAGGCACAACACGTAGCCCGACCCGATCGCGCGCAGGCAGGACTTGGCGACCTGCGCTTCGGTCTGGTCGGCGGTGGAGATCAGGGCCTCGGCATAGCTTGTCTGGGCAATGCGTGGCGCGGTGGCCAGCCAGCGCGACGGGATGCCCGCCAGCTCCAGG
Above is a genomic segment from Bordetella genomosp. 11 containing:
- a CDS encoding pectate lyase family protein; translated protein: MTRTKLMHGLLALAALWGGTAAASVSCSVPDEHCPMVASLLQQREGYGAKATGGLGGRFVEVTSNMDAGPGTLRAALTHAKGPTWIRFASDMTIVLDKQLRVPSDVTIDGRGKQVTLIDDGLGVYGSHNVILTHLTIDGRLNRLTQAVNVANGSRDVWVDHLDLSRFADRLLNVKNGSTDVTVSWTKFHDSDKVMLLNNITSKNLFQNYDRDSIARVTLHHNYFVNTVQRNPRAQFGTFHLFNNLLENWDFYGMSFSLAARALVEGNMFSNLSQRKCTEPPFFPTVERINVNYCSFIKDSPKRSALPNGESDRRNYEKSKGQYGYKHDFKASLRLKDNLYLGDAKPVLEDYRPESVPTPPYCYGYEHPTPELAEKIRQMAGNTRVDTPLASPRSGTGCP
- a CDS encoding SDR family oxidoreductase encodes the protein MLSRRRRWLVTGAAGFIGSNLVETLLLLGQEVHGLDNFSTGHRRNLDEVRGNVGERLWASFTLHEADIRDMAACEQAVGQVDYVLHQAALGSVPRSVKDPVTSHDVNVSGFLNMLDAARRAAVRGFVYAASSSTYGDEPNLPKREDRIGKPLSPYAVTKLVDELYADVFSRTYGFASTGLRYFNVFGPRQDPNGAYAAVIPKWISSMIEAEAVQINGDGETSRDFCFVGNVVQANLRAALRQETRASEVYNVAVGGRTTLNDLFGIIRDGLAARGFEYARSAEYRPFREGDVRHSQADVSKAQAGIGYEPLVDLRRGMNEALPWYIGFLTSRVAA